A genomic window from Clostridium aceticum includes:
- a CDS encoding stalk domain-containing protein — protein sequence MKKFVAGLLTGLILATGITSFASSEVIAQFASFNFLVNGQQKTIEARPVTINGSSYLPVKDVANMLGYDVTYKADTRTIEFNNANQTISLPTQPSRIIDITPIATNQIEITEDPFENRTTLTGIIGEEIELYKSKIKVNSLKNLGELERNPEYHIIEINFDFFLPGEPTSNNRPIGKNRILNIGIDRMYKQRTRSVIYTPITNFSDINYKYGDWTNIILQLAIKDEDVHQINSITFRDTFNRNYLATIEI from the coding sequence ATGAAGAAATTTGTCGCTGGATTGCTCACTGGTCTGATATTAGCAACTGGTATCACCTCATTCGCTAGTTCTGAGGTGATAGCTCAGTTTGCATCTTTTAATTTTTTAGTTAATGGACAACAAAAGACTATTGAAGCTCGACCAGTTACTATCAATGGCAGTTCCTATTTACCTGTCAAGGATGTAGCTAATATGCTTGGTTATGATGTGACTTACAAAGCTGATACTCGTACTATTGAGTTTAATAATGCAAATCAAACTATATCGCTACCTACTCAACCTTCACGTATAATTGATATCACGCCTATAGCAACAAATCAAATAGAAATAACCGAAGATCCTTTTGAAAATAGAACAACATTAACAGGTATTATAGGTGAAGAAATTGAATTATACAAAAGTAAAATAAAGGTTAATTCTCTTAAAAATTTAGGCGAGTTAGAAAGAAATCCAGAATACCACATCATTGAAATAAACTTTGATTTCTTTTTGCCCGGAGAACCAACTTCTAACAATCGCCCAATAGGTAAAAATAGAATTTTGAATATTGGTATTGATAGAATGTATAAGCAAAGAACACGTTCTGTAATTTATACACCGATTACCAATTTTTCAGATATTAATTATAAATACGGCGACTGGACTAATATCATTTTGCAGTTAGCTATAAAAGATGAAGACGTCCATCAAATTAATTCCATTACCTTTAGGGATACATTTAACAGAAATTATTTGGCCACAATAGAAATATAA
- a CDS encoding response regulator transcription factor, whose amino-acid sequence MAKITIVEDDSLMREELADILKKAGYEVMEITDFNNIVTQIAALAPDLVLLDINLPEQSGFEICKSLKSKGIGQVLILTSRDKLQDELHGLNLGADDYLTKPCNRDRLLARIQNLLRRFEGQLGLVDGGSFLLDPNTFTLYKGSQSLLLSANEGKILLALVQNRPKSVSKSRLSEVLWGTDQYIDENALQVNLTRLRKTLRQLNLENQIETIRGQGYRLRE is encoded by the coding sequence GTGGCGAAGATTACAATTGTTGAAGACGATTCATTAATGAGAGAAGAATTGGCGGATATATTGAAAAAAGCCGGTTATGAAGTGATGGAAATTACAGACTTTAACAATATTGTTACTCAAATAGCCGCTTTGGCACCAGATTTAGTTTTGCTAGACATCAATTTACCGGAACAATCAGGATTTGAAATATGTAAAAGCCTAAAATCAAAAGGGATTGGTCAAGTATTGATTCTTACATCTAGAGATAAGTTACAGGATGAATTACATGGTCTTAATTTAGGTGCAGATGATTATCTCACAAAACCTTGCAATCGAGATAGATTATTAGCGCGTATTCAGAATCTGCTAAGAAGATTTGAAGGGCAACTCGGACTAGTAGATGGTGGCAGTTTTTTACTAGATCCGAATACCTTCACTCTGTACAAAGGATCTCAATCGTTGTTGTTATCAGCTAATGAGGGAAAAATTTTATTAGCTTTAGTACAAAATAGACCTAAGAGTGTATCCAAGTCTAGACTGAGTGAAGTTTTATGGGGAACAGACCAATATATAGACGAAAATGCACTTCAAGTAAATCTGACTCGCTTACGAAAAACACTAAGGCAATTAAACTTAGAGAATCAAATTGAAACAATAAGAGGTCAGGGTTATCGACTTAGGGAGTAG
- a CDS encoding ABC transporter ATP-binding protein, protein MIIQEKILEVQDLQKYYGKKYNLTKALNGVSFDILPGEFLGIMGPSGSGKTTLLNCIATTIKPTSGRVLLNGKNISAFDSKDLAKYRGSRIGYLFQDFELLDNLTGQENILLPLSIHGMDFVKARTKLDELAGYLEITDILNKFPSQMSGGQKQRVAAARSLISDPDIVLADEPTGALDTRSAKTLMNKLEGINRNSGRTILMVTHDPNAASFCSRILFIQDGVIFHEMRSKHDESREKFYERILKLLAQLGGGSANVL, encoded by the coding sequence ATGATCATACAAGAAAAAATATTAGAAGTCCAAGATCTACAGAAATATTATGGAAAGAAATACAATCTAACTAAAGCTCTAAACGGGGTTAGTTTTGACATTCTTCCAGGAGAATTCTTAGGGATAATGGGACCAAGTGGTTCTGGTAAAACTACATTATTAAATTGCATTGCAACAACTATAAAGCCAACATCCGGGCGTGTACTTTTAAATGGTAAGAACATCAGTGCTTTTGACAGTAAGGATTTGGCAAAGTACCGAGGTAGCCGAATCGGATATTTGTTTCAAGACTTTGAATTGTTGGATAATCTAACTGGACAAGAAAATATACTATTGCCATTGTCTATTCATGGGATGGATTTTGTAAAAGCACGTACTAAATTAGATGAGCTAGCAGGTTATTTAGAAATTACAGATATTCTTAACAAATTCCCATCTCAGATGTCTGGTGGACAAAAGCAGAGGGTAGCCGCTGCACGCAGTTTGATTTCTGATCCAGATATCGTTCTTGCAGATGAACCAACAGGAGCACTGGATACACGCTCTGCAAAAACTTTAATGAATAAATTAGAAGGTATTAATAGAAACAGTGGAAGAACGATTTTGATGGTTACCCACGACCCAAATGCAGCAAGTTTTTGTTCAAGAATCCTTTTTATTCAAGATGGTGTAATATTTCATGAAATGCGTAGCAAACATGATGAATCTCGAGAGAAATTTTACGAAAGAATTTTAAAGTTATTAGCTCAGCTAGGGGGAGGCAGTGCAAATGTTCTCTAG
- a CDS encoding phage holin family protein: protein MENISSIIKTSLAIIGGAASYLLGGWSHLLGVLLFFVVLDYISGIVAATVNGELSSATGFKGIAKKVFIFALVVVANMIDMSLGNGNILKDATIFFYLANESISIIENAGRIGVDIPKSLERAVEILKDKGEGNR, encoded by the coding sequence ATGGAGAACATTTCAAGTATTATTAAAACTAGTTTAGCTATCATAGGTGGGGCTGCATCTTATTTATTAGGAGGATGGTCCCACTTGCTAGGAGTATTACTCTTTTTTGTAGTACTAGACTATATTTCTGGAATTGTAGCAGCAACAGTAAATGGAGAACTTTCTAGTGCAACAGGATTTAAAGGAATCGCAAAGAAAGTATTTATCTTTGCTTTGGTAGTTGTAGCCAATATGATCGATATGAGTTTAGGAAATGGAAATATATTAAAAGATGCTACTATATTTTTCTATCTAGCTAATGAGAGTATTTCAATTATAGAGAACGCTGGCAGGATAGGTGTGGATATACCTAAGTCATTAGAAAGAGCTGTAGAAATTTTGAAAGATAAAGGAGAGGGTAACAGATGA
- a CDS encoding DUF2971 domain-containing protein: protein MKNPKYLYHYTSIDTLALILKNRTIRFNKLTNTDDPDESKANDYDKPGRYMFVSCWMDGDEESIPMWNMYSKRSSGIRIKLPFFPFENYNLDNIHVLSLFATNNQYNIPIKHIINDKYIVSPPILCNYIEYTNDKEKLLPTIQKITKETYTFILGDVGIYKRKAWEFQKEYRYRIMVFPAGLKQFDELDANYVNSIANTIQNNILKNVDLPIDYIDLEIHNEAFEKMEITLGPNTTHSDEIIVNLLVKEYNPHAKVEDSELKNKVLFR from the coding sequence TTGAAAAATCCAAAATATCTATATCATTATACTTCAATTGATACATTAGCATTAATTCTTAAGAATAGAACTATTAGATTTAACAAACTTACAAATACAGATGATCCTGATGAATCAAAAGCTAATGATTATGATAAGCCTGGTAGATATATGTTTGTTAGTTGTTGGATGGATGGAGATGAAGAAAGTATACCAATGTGGAATATGTACTCAAAAAGATCGTCCGGTATTAGAATTAAATTACCTTTTTTCCCATTTGAAAATTATAACTTGGACAATATTCATGTACTTTCATTGTTTGCAACAAATAATCAGTATAATATACCCATAAAACACATTATTAATGATAAATATATCGTCTCTCCACCGATTCTATGCAATTATATTGAATATACCAATGATAAAGAAAAGCTTTTGCCAACTATACAAAAGATCACTAAGGAAACATATACTTTTATTTTAGGAGATGTGGGTATATATAAGAGAAAAGCTTGGGAGTTTCAAAAAGAATATAGATATAGGATTATGGTATTTCCAGCAGGATTAAAGCAGTTCGACGAATTAGATGCTAACTATGTTAATAGTATAGCTAACACTATACAGAATAATATATTGAAAAATGTAGACTTACCTATTGATTATATTGATTTGGAAATTCATAATGAAGCTTTTGAAAAAATGGAAATTACTTTAGGGCCAAACACTACACATTCGGATGAGATAATAGTTAATTTGTTAGTTAAAGAATATAATCCTCATGCAAAGGTAGAAGACAGTGAGTTAAAAAATAAGGTTTTATTTAGATAA
- a CDS encoding phage distal tail protein: MLVAFNRVGFNQPFEQDFVRLQANISMGNTELYSYKENALVSAFNGTFFNNGAIEEELTVLKLSVEVSMKVDMEASTEVTFMFTHRLEAAMESSMEVDSKLRRIIRLGSDMTTNLEFQSNLRKFAIVQVEFQGSFAAGDKLVINTDTLQATINGQNALHLIEGDIDLFYLKPGQNQIRYTDTSGNRNIRLTIEYRDRWL, translated from the coding sequence TTGTTAGTAGCATTTAACAGGGTAGGATTTAACCAACCCTTTGAACAGGACTTTGTTCGCCTACAGGCTAATATAAGCATGGGAAATACAGAGTTGTATTCATATAAAGAAAATGCTCTAGTATCAGCTTTTAACGGTACATTTTTTAACAACGGAGCTATAGAGGAAGAATTGACAGTACTAAAGCTATCTGTAGAAGTCTCAATGAAAGTAGATATGGAAGCCAGTACAGAAGTAACCTTCATGTTTACCCATAGACTAGAGGCGGCTATGGAATCTAGCATGGAAGTAGACAGCAAACTAAGAAGAATCATTCGGTTAGGATCTGACATGACGACAAACTTAGAATTCCAATCTAACTTAAGAAAATTTGCTATAGTCCAGGTGGAATTTCAAGGCAGTTTTGCTGCAGGTGACAAGTTGGTTATCAATACAGATACCCTACAAGCTACCATTAATGGTCAAAACGCACTACATTTAATAGAAGGAGATATCGATTTATTCTACCTCAAGCCTGGCCAAAACCAAATCAGGTATACTGATACATCTGGAAACAGAAACATTAGATTAACCATAGAGTACAGAGATAGGTGGTTGTAA
- a CDS encoding rhodanese-like domain-containing protein has translation MDVRTKEEYYEGHLKGAILIPYDQIEKNIDGLEQYKNKLILVYCRTGRRSNIAVDTLKNSGFTEVYHMYDGISNWKYDVEK, from the coding sequence TTGGATGTTAGAACAAAAGAAGAATATTATGAAGGACATCTTAAAGGTGCTATTTTAATTCCTTATGACCAAATTGAAAAGAATATAGATGGACTCGAACAATATAAAAACAAACTAATTTTAGTATATTGTAGAACAGGTAGAAGAAGTAATATTGCAGTAGATACATTAAAAAACAGTGGTTTTACAGAAGTATATCATATGTATGATGGTATTTCTAACTGGAAATATGATGTAGAAAAATAG
- a CDS encoding plasmid pRiA4b ORF-3 family protein has translation MINALSELTGKQAYKYRAFELMITLDLEVYKAVRRIIVPADIEFTRLHKVLQSVFSWQNYHLYDFTISDDNNGVMVSRLVPLEEDLKYDENATLMKERTLSEFLPEYKHMIYTYDMGDNWEHEIQLVRVMEEHDKESPYLLEASGQTPPEDVGGVGGFVSFREIMLNPNHPEYGQMKEWAKYWTVELSDWKSRSRVIKV, from the coding sequence ATGATTAATGCACTTTCTGAACTTACAGGAAAGCAAGCTTATAAATATCGTGCCTTTGAATTGATGATCACACTTGATCTGGAAGTATACAAAGCGGTGCGGAGAATTATTGTACCTGCTGATATAGAATTTACACGTTTACACAAGGTGTTGCAATCGGTATTTAGCTGGCAGAATTATCACCTTTATGATTTTACCATCTCTGATGACAACAATGGTGTAATGGTTTCCAGACTAGTTCCACTTGAGGAGGATCTAAAGTACGATGAGAATGCTACTTTAATGAAAGAGCGTACTTTATCGGAGTTTTTGCCAGAGTACAAGCATATGATCTATACTTATGATATGGGGGATAACTGGGAACATGAAATCCAGCTTGTTCGTGTGATGGAGGAACACGACAAGGAATCACCCTATTTGCTAGAAGCAAGTGGTCAAACTCCGCCTGAGGATGTGGGCGGCGTGGGAGGATTTGTGAGCTTCCGAGAAATTATGCTGAATCCGAATCATCCGGAATATGGTCAAATGAAGGAATGGGCAAAGTATTGGACAGTAGAGCTTAGTGATTGGAAAAGTCGCTCCAGAGTCATAAAGGTGTGA
- a CDS encoding phage tail fiber protein, with amino-acid sequence MPTVDAMSPYLEAALLNHVFRGTQYTSPTPRVALFNGDPLNGGVEISGGGYSRATGITFTTPVVNGGKSIIENTEEIAFGPANNDWGLVNYVAIMDASSGGNVLIRGQLTNPRTILADDPARFLPGDMKIRLG; translated from the coding sequence ATGCCAACAGTAGATGCTATGTCGCCTTATTTAGAGGCGGCTCTTTTAAATCACGTTTTTAGAGGAACACAATATACTTCTCCTACTCCACGTGTTGCTCTTTTCAATGGTGATCCTTTAAATGGAGGGGTGGAGATATCAGGAGGAGGTTATAGTAGAGCAACAGGTATAACCTTTACCACTCCGGTAGTAAATGGTGGTAAATCCATTATTGAAAATACAGAGGAAATTGCCTTTGGACCTGCAAACAATGACTGGGGACTAGTAAATTATGTGGCCATCATGGATGCATCCAGCGGAGGAAATGTACTTATTAGAGGTCAATTAACGAATCCACGGACAATACTAGCCGATGATCCAGCCAGGTTTTTACCTGGGGATATGAAAATAAGATTAGGATAG
- a CDS encoding phage tail spike protein — protein sequence MIQIREKSSSKRLAYLEKAMESLVEEEINRGFVLSFSHPIDNIKSQYIHYENIVEVDNNYFNIAYYVPRRSEDGELMIDVECEHVSYDLNDPEYDLEFFTVDGTPTQILTQLLAGTPFTIGTVEFSNIETFSIQEKASRRLILVQLAEYLGGELLFEKYKISLLQRRGSKTGVEFRLGKNNLGVEKIVDAREKVNGLPKISYGLNYVELSTLTEYGKLEKVQLGDDCRLIDRGLNIKSDVRVVKYSYNPVRKVISRVELQNFTETILDTINTIERSTVIKDKLYYGIRIGPNVGFESVRSDKKSRSVMNADEFKFQRGDGEGNWIEDTLYANADGTMVLAGIYTGELQAEQIVAGTIDANTINIINLNASNIVTGTLDANVIDVINLNADNITSGSINANIIDVYNLNADNIVTGELYAIDIYGSTIQGSTIIGGQILANTDIDITRDLKVGRNIYLEQGTNNSKRIEFADNSLGAYIQYYPSGLLDIFSWGDVTLESNRNMIIKAFDDLKINAYNVVLPDFSYIGSISSNNFIATFADIREYADSLMVQHIQQYHS from the coding sequence ATGATACAAATAAGAGAAAAAAGCTCTTCAAAACGATTAGCATATTTAGAAAAAGCCATGGAGTCCCTTGTTGAAGAAGAAATCAACAGGGGATTTGTTTTGTCGTTCTCTCATCCGATAGATAACATCAAAAGCCAATACATTCATTATGAAAACATCGTAGAGGTAGACAACAACTATTTCAACATAGCCTATTATGTCCCAAGAAGAAGTGAAGATGGTGAACTGATGATAGATGTAGAATGTGAACACGTTTCATATGACCTCAATGATCCTGAGTATGACCTAGAATTCTTTACAGTAGATGGAACGCCGACACAGATCCTTACCCAGCTCCTAGCGGGAACCCCTTTTACTATAGGAACAGTAGAATTCTCTAATATAGAAACATTCTCTATCCAGGAAAAAGCCAGTAGAAGATTAATCCTTGTGCAGCTGGCTGAATACCTAGGAGGAGAACTTCTATTTGAAAAATATAAAATATCATTACTGCAGCGAAGAGGGAGCAAAACGGGAGTAGAGTTTAGACTTGGGAAAAATAATCTAGGAGTTGAAAAAATAGTAGATGCTAGAGAAAAGGTAAATGGCCTTCCTAAGATATCCTATGGATTAAATTATGTTGAGTTAAGTACACTGACTGAATACGGAAAACTAGAAAAAGTGCAGCTAGGAGACGATTGTCGACTCATAGACAGAGGACTTAATATCAAAAGTGACGTAAGAGTTGTAAAGTATTCGTATAATCCTGTAAGAAAAGTCATTTCAAGAGTGGAACTGCAAAACTTTACAGAGACAATATTAGATACAATCAATACAATCGAAAGAAGTACAGTCATTAAAGATAAACTTTATTATGGAATAAGAATAGGACCCAATGTAGGATTTGAAAGTGTAAGAAGCGATAAAAAATCAAGATCTGTAATGAATGCCGATGAATTTAAATTCCAAAGAGGCGATGGAGAAGGGAATTGGATAGAAGATACCCTTTATGCCAATGCAGATGGAACAATGGTGTTAGCAGGAATATATACAGGAGAGCTCCAGGCAGAACAAATTGTGGCTGGTACTATTGATGCAAACACTATAAACATAATAAACCTTAATGCAAGCAATATAGTCACTGGTACTCTAGATGCCAATGTAATAGATGTAATCAATTTGAATGCAGATAACATAACAAGTGGATCAATAAATGCTAATATAATTGATGTATATAATCTCAATGCAGATAACATCGTTACTGGTGAATTGTACGCTATAGATATCTATGGATCTACTATTCAAGGATCCACTATTATTGGAGGTCAAATATTAGCTAATACAGATATTGATATTACTAGAGACTTGAAGGTAGGAAGAAATATATATTTGGAGCAGGGGACCAATAATAGTAAAAGGATTGAGTTTGCTGATAATAGCTTAGGCGCATACATTCAGTACTATCCAAGTGGATTACTTGATATATTTTCTTGGGGTGATGTTACACTAGAAAGTAATCGTAACATGATCATAAAAGCTTTTGATGATTTGAAAATTAATGCATATAATGTAGTGTTGCCAGATTTCAGCTACATAGGAAGTATTTCAAGTAACAATTTCATTGCCACTTTTGCTGACATAAGAGAATATGCTGATTCATTGATGGTCCAGCATATACAACAATATCATAGTTAG
- a CDS encoding ABC transporter permease, giving the protein MFSSLIYRNAKRSRKENLIYFATLVTAIASFYIILSLGRQDVILFLREFESDSIDKLLALMPIVYLFALFLLFFLILFANQYQLNRRSKEFGLYLMLGMRKERLVLQLLAEGLITSILALIGGILIGGFLAKIISLTVSKLIGQGIIGHQISLSMGAIFSTITGFLFIQLVALAILGGKLFNQEVHQLLHEQMDKRQDMGHFKGNLLNVLVGSILLGVAYWIVLYRFMEFGGLLLFVALALGSLGTIFFMRGFGKLLGLMAYLSEGKSTKGLYIFTLRQFQENLANKSTSVAVTSILITLSIILIANGASTIIGFERGLSRHSSIYDFTVKGSSQKVEEFLTSEKMVPYVEDLNLLKIGRMKHQGEGLEDGMPLSLVDWSKLREEIIMALPSNYKDQILSGEMQGYSISSENPEALNLFGVLEVDITKPYLIPESSYNGLLEAIGEKPLNLDLDEITLYFNPDLMPMDNLDSMPVLDSILEKATKEGKSLISINDQAIYIRPSAPMRGLVADRSVEIYLAFIVSDHMFEQLLNTETYDSYWNFRIPQKIQENRGLMKPMMEARDVLKSSGFQFESYLQNFGRKLFYVVAGSYTILYMGFLFLIIACTVLVLQFLTQVKQTRQRYLTLSMLGAKRHQMKKSMHKQVLWTFLLPMSLACVSGGVGIRAMISFVIISIENQALLYPIAFTFACIVALIVTIYGMAVARSADHEIDKLRWKPNID; this is encoded by the coding sequence ATGTTCTCTAGTTTAATTTACCGTAATGCTAAACGTAGTCGTAAGGAGAATTTAATTTACTTTGCAACACTTGTAACAGCAATAGCGTCATTTTATATCATTCTTTCACTTGGAAGACAAGATGTTATTTTATTCTTAAGGGAGTTTGAAAGTGATTCAATTGATAAACTCTTAGCCTTAATGCCAATTGTGTATTTATTTGCATTATTTTTATTATTTTTCTTGATTTTATTTGCCAATCAGTACCAATTAAATCGGAGAAGCAAAGAATTTGGACTCTATCTCATGTTAGGGATGCGAAAAGAACGCCTTGTTCTTCAACTTTTAGCGGAGGGGTTAATCACTTCTATTTTAGCACTCATTGGAGGCATTTTAATAGGAGGATTTTTAGCTAAAATAATCAGCTTGACGGTTTCTAAATTAATCGGTCAAGGAATCATTGGCCATCAAATAAGCTTGTCGATGGGTGCGATTTTCTCTACCATCACTGGTTTTTTATTCATTCAGCTTGTAGCACTAGCCATTCTTGGTGGCAAATTATTTAATCAAGAGGTTCATCAATTACTTCATGAGCAAATGGATAAGAGACAAGATATGGGTCACTTTAAAGGTAACCTGCTCAATGTTTTAGTAGGTTCTATCTTACTAGGTGTCGCATATTGGATTGTTTTATATCGTTTTATGGAATTTGGAGGACTACTTCTGTTTGTAGCATTAGCTCTTGGAAGTTTAGGAACGATCTTTTTTATGAGAGGATTTGGGAAATTACTAGGCTTAATGGCTTACTTGTCCGAAGGTAAATCTACTAAAGGGCTGTATATATTTACATTAAGGCAGTTCCAAGAGAATTTAGCTAATAAATCTACTTCTGTTGCAGTAACATCTATCCTAATTACGTTGTCTATCATTTTGATAGCAAATGGTGCTTCAACTATTATAGGGTTTGAAAGGGGTTTAAGTAGGCATTCCTCGATATACGATTTTACTGTTAAAGGTAGTAGTCAAAAAGTTGAGGAATTCCTTACTTCAGAAAAAATGGTCCCATATGTGGAGGATTTAAACCTCCTAAAAATTGGAAGAATGAAGCATCAGGGCGAGGGCCTGGAAGATGGTATGCCATTGTCACTAGTTGATTGGTCTAAACTAAGAGAAGAAATTATTATGGCCCTGCCAAGCAACTATAAAGATCAAATTTTATCTGGAGAAATGCAGGGTTATAGTATCAGTTCAGAAAACCCTGAAGCACTTAATTTGTTTGGGGTATTAGAGGTTGATATAACAAAACCTTACCTCATTCCCGAATCATCTTATAATGGACTTTTAGAAGCTATAGGAGAAAAACCGCTGAACCTAGACTTAGATGAAATTACTTTATACTTTAACCCAGATTTAATGCCTATGGACAATCTAGATAGCATGCCTGTACTAGACAGTATTCTTGAAAAGGCTACAAAAGAAGGGAAAAGTTTGATAAGCATTAATGATCAAGCAATATATATACGCCCATCAGCTCCAATGAGAGGATTGGTAGCAGATCGTTCAGTAGAAATTTATTTAGCGTTTATAGTTTCTGACCATATGTTTGAACAATTATTAAATACAGAAACCTATGATTCATATTGGAATTTTCGCATTCCACAAAAGATACAAGAGAATCGTGGTTTAATGAAGCCAATGATGGAGGCTAGAGATGTATTGAAATCTTCAGGCTTCCAGTTTGAAAGTTATTTACAAAACTTCGGACGTAAACTCTTCTACGTTGTTGCTGGAAGCTATACGATACTATATATGGGATTCTTATTTTTGATTATTGCTTGTACCGTACTAGTTTTACAATTTTTGACACAGGTGAAGCAGACTAGACAACGCTATTTAACGCTTTCCATGTTGGGTGCAAAACGTCATCAAATGAAAAAATCTATGCATAAACAGGTATTATGGACTTTTCTGTTACCTATGTCTCTTGCATGCGTGAGTGGGGGCGTTGGTATAAGGGCTATGATCTCATTTGTTATTATTTCCATCGAAAACCAAGCATTATTGTATCCTATTGCATTTACCTTTGCATGTATTGTAGCCCTAATTGTGACAATTTACGGAATGGCAGTTGCCCGTTCAGCAGATCATGAGATAGATAAATTACGTTGGAAGCCAAATATAGATTAA
- a CDS encoding sensor histidine kinase, which translates to MKWIKKIYSCFNDYKLWFFILITTDLLFSFLAWLAYPEAFMVLVGLMVGFTLTTISLSVFVIIRKQEIIEVAFEEFLLEPNEVNEEILCRVSPNTHLSYIRSIGNLIRSYQAKLNDQIIELADYENYIEGWVHEIKKPLSLMTLVLDNRSDEMSLLVRHRMLHVRDKMLGDVERILYFARLGAAHKDYIFEPISILEFCKETIENHQTLLDESTFHIQFIGEEMEVLSDRKGLAFILEQIIANSTKYVTQNQHSPMLKFEMVYDKGSDKTILSVSDNGPGVPQEDLPFIFDKGFTGRRGTYTRQATGMGLFLVSKMAYDLAIQLDAKSQPGLGLTISLIFPHVK; encoded by the coding sequence ATGAAATGGATAAAGAAAATCTATAGTTGTTTTAATGATTATAAACTATGGTTTTTTATTTTGATTACTACGGATCTTCTGTTTAGCTTTCTAGCTTGGTTAGCTTACCCTGAAGCCTTTATGGTTTTAGTAGGGTTAATGGTTGGTTTTACTCTAACAACCATATCTTTGTCTGTATTCGTTATAATTAGAAAGCAAGAAATAATAGAAGTTGCTTTTGAAGAGTTTTTGTTAGAACCCAACGAGGTGAACGAAGAAATATTATGCCGAGTATCTCCTAATACACATTTGTCGTATATCCGTAGCATAGGAAACCTCATAAGATCATATCAAGCGAAGCTGAATGATCAAATCATTGAGTTGGCAGATTATGAGAACTATATAGAAGGATGGGTTCATGAAATTAAAAAACCTCTATCACTAATGACTTTGGTATTAGATAACCGTAGTGACGAAATGTCACTCCTTGTTAGACATCGTATGCTTCATGTTAGAGATAAAATGCTTGGGGACGTAGAGCGAATTTTGTATTTTGCCAGACTTGGAGCTGCTCATAAAGATTACATTTTTGAGCCTATAAGCATACTAGAATTTTGCAAAGAGACAATTGAGAATCACCAAACATTATTAGATGAATCTACTTTTCATATACAGTTTATAGGTGAAGAAATGGAAGTCTTATCTGACCGTAAGGGATTAGCTTTTATATTAGAACAAATAATCGCTAATAGTACAAAGTATGTTACACAGAACCAGCATAGCCCAATGCTGAAATTTGAAATGGTTTATGATAAAGGGAGTGATAAAACCATCTTAAGTGTCAGTGATAATGGTCCAGGTGTACCTCAAGAAGATTTACCATTTATTTTTGATAAGGGCTTTACTGGAAGGAGAGGTACTTATACAAGACAAGCAACAGGCATGGGACTCTTCTTAGTGAGCAAGATGGCTTATGATTTAGCAATTCAATTAGATGCAAAATCCCAGCCTGGTTTGGGGTTGACCATATCCCTAATATTTCCACATGTGAAATAA